AGCATTTAGCGGTGATGAAACTGCGTAAAAGCCATCAGGGTTCGATCCTGCTCTTCATTGGCCCCCCTGGGGTTGGCAAAACATCTTTAGGAAAAAGTATTGCGCGCGCCTTGGGTAAAAAATATGTGCGCGTGAGCTTAGGCGGCGTTCGTGATGACGCGGAAATTCGCGGGCATCGCAGAACATACATCGGCGCTTTGCCCGGACGTATTATTGCGGGAATAAAAAAGGCGGGAGAAAACGATCCGGTCTTTGTGCTCGACGAGATCGATAAACTGACACGCGGTTTTGGCGGAGACCCCGCCTCGGCGATGCTGGAAGTCTTGGACCCTGAGCAAAACAACTCGTTCCAAGACCATTATTTGGATACGCCGTTTGATCTTTCAAAAGTGTTCTTTATTGCCACAGCCAACTCTCTGGAAGGCATTCCACTGCCTTTGCTCGACCGTATGGAGGTCGTCGATTTAAGTGGTTACACTTTGGATGAGAAAAAACAAATCGCGCAGAAATATCTTTGGCCTAAACAGCTTAAAGAACACGGTTTAGACGAAAAATCTTTAAGTATTACGGATGAAGCGTTAACGGCGCTTCTCACGCACTACACTCGCGAAGCCGGCGTTCGCGATTTGCAAAGAAAGATTGCGACGATCTGTAAGTTCATGAGTTTAAAGCTTGTGAAGATAGACGGACAAGGTTTGGTCGTGACTGAAAAAGACCTGGAAGAAATTTTAGGCGCTGAACGCTTTCAGTCCGATATGATCGAAAGCCTTTTGCCTCCGGGAGTTGTCACGGGCCTTGCCTGGACGCCTGTGGGTGGCGACATCCTTTTTGTCGAGTCGGCGCAAATGAACGGTACCGGCCAATTGCTCTTGACGGGACAACTGGGCGAAGTGATGCAAGAATCCGCGAAGATTGCGTTGAGTTTGTTGAAGTCACGTCTGCCGCTGTACGATCCTCTTTTGGATTTCAGCAAAAAAGACGTGCATGTTCACGTCCCCGCTGGAGCCATTCCTAAAGACGGTCCTTCTGCAGGCGTGACGATGCTCGCATCGATGGCCTCTCTGTTCTTGAATAAGTCCGTGAGTCCTAAGATTGCGATGACCGGTGAAATTTCCCTGCGCGGCACCGTTTTGCCTGTGGGTGGAATTAAAGAAAAAGTCATCGCGGCCCATCGCGCCGGCGTTCGTGAGATCATCTTGTGCCGTAAAAACGAAAGAGATCTTAAGGAGATTCCGGCAGAGGTTCGTAAGGACATTCATTTTCACCTCGTAGATAACGTGAATGAAGTTCTTAAACTCACAGTGGGTATCGAGCTGCCAAAATGGAATCAATCCTCGATCAATCCAGGAACTCCCTTGCTTCCCGCAGGGTGAGTTCTCATTTTGAGACAGAGTTTCCCGGGATTCTTTAACACTGTTAGCGGAGACTTTACAGGTGTTAAAGAATTTCCGCCCGAACTCGCTCCTGGCTCGCTGTTTTCTTGGCTCCGTCCTTGCTTTAGAGACTCGCAAGGGAGGATCTTGATGATGAAAACAAAGATCTTAATTACAGGGGCTTCGGTTATTCCAAAAAAACTCAAAGAAGAAAAATCTTTCGAGTGCAGTCTGGTTGAAAACCCCTACGAATTGCGTTCCGCTTTACAAGGCTCTGAAGGAGATAAAATCATTGTGGCCTTCTTGCCGTTCCTTGAAATCAGGCACTTCGAACTTTATACGTTTATTCAGAAGACAACACCCCATGTGAAAACTGTTTTTGTGGTGAACGAGCTTTCCAGCAACATGAAGCTGAAACTGAAACACAACAAAGACTTTATTGTCCTGTGGAGAACGGAAGAAGGCCAAATCAAAGAAAACATTATGACCTATCTTGAAGGCCGCGACATCCGTTTGCGCCAAGATCGCCGGGAGCCTCATCCTATGAAGGCCCTTTTAAGTCCTTCACTGCTCCCGCAAGGCACCGCCAACAAAGGCTTTCAGCCCATCTTGGGCGGAAGCTTTGAGAATCTTTCCGCACACGGGTCTTGCCTGCGCATTAAAGCTCCGTTTTATGACAAGAAAGACTTCGTGAATCTGACGTATCAGACGAACGAGGGCGAGTTTGTCACGCTCGAAGGTCAAGTGCGCTGGGCAAAATGGAATGAAAAAGAACAAACCCAGGAACTGGGCGTTCACTTTGTTTCAACATAACTCAAGGGTCCTCACGGACCCTTTTCCTTGTGACGCTCTGTTACTCCCAACCTACATATTGCTTCGTGTTCTAAACTGTGAGTTGATTGTTTCATAGGGGGAACCTATGACGAAAACACTTCTTGCAATGCTTGCAATTCCAACTTTTGCAATTCTTATGTCACAGAGTGCTTGGGCCCGGACGGTTTATGTTTCGGGTCACGGCGCTGAGAACTCTTTCTGCAACGCCAATAGCGGATATTTTTGTTTCGACAATATCAAACGGCGCGCAATCTCTGAAGGCGAACGCGATACGCGATGGACTTGCGAGATGAACCAGCGTGGGCGCTCGCTCACGTACACCTTGTCTTGCAACACATATTGCTCGCCAAGCTACCTTCCGCCGAATCATGACGGCACGTGGGTGAATTGCCGTTCGGACTGTCGTATGCAATGTGAAGTGCAAGATTAATTATGTCGGATACGGTTTTTAGCCAAGTTCCAGAACTGAAGTACTCTGAACCTGCCGCGGCTGTGAATTTTGATGAATTCAAAAAGGTCGTACAAAGCCGTCGCTCTGTACGCGTCTTTACTGAAGAATCCATTCCTGAAGAAACCGTGCGCGAATGTTTGGAACTCGCTCTTCTTGCGCCCAACTCTTCCAATCTGCAACCGTGGGAGTTTTATTGGGTGCTTGATCCTGATAAGCTGCGCACTTTGAAGTATTACTGTTTAAATCAACCCGCTGCTAAAACCGCATCGACATTAATCGTCTGTGTGGCGCGACCGGATTTATGGAAGCTGGGGCAAAAAATCAATCTTGATTATTTTAAAACTCGCAAGGACACGCCCCCAGCGGTGCTGTCCTACTATAAAAAACTCGTTCCGTTTGTGTATGGTAACGGTCCTTTGCATATCTTCGCTCCATTTAAAACTTTGGGAGTTTTCTTCGCAGGCCTTTTTCGCGTAGTCCCTCGCGGGCCTTTCGGTCGCAGCGGCAATCTTTTGTGGGCTACCAAAACGACATCGCTCGCGTGTGAAAATCTGATGCTTGCATTTCGTGCTGCCGGTTATGACAGCTGCCCGATGGAAGGCTTTGACGAAGTCCGGGTTAAAAAACTTCTGGGTCTGCCCCGCGAAGCCAGCGTCACAATGGTGATCAGCGCCGGGAAACGCGCAACAAACGGCGTTTATGCAGAACGAATTCGCGGCTCGTCTGACATTTTTATTAAAAAGGTGTAGTGCTATGTTTGATATTTTTAAATCCAAATCGCAAACTTTTTCTTGGATTGTTCTGATCCTCTTTACTTCCGCATTTCTATTTATCAATTTCCCGTTTGTCGTTCCGTTGGCCCTTGCGGGAATCTTCGCCCTCGGGCTGAACGATCTTATTCAGCGCTTGAGTTCTAAATTTAAAATTCGCCGCAATCTTTGCATCGCTTTAACTTTATTTGCAGGCCTGGCTTTGTTCTGGGTTCCTATTTCTCTGGCGATCTATCGTATTGTTGTTAACATCAGCGATCCCCAGGCAATGGGTTCAGACCAAATCGTTTCACAAATTCATAAGCTGAAAGATTTCTTGTTAGAGTGGCTGCAAAAAATTTCTGAGTGGACCGGCACGGACCTTGCCGGCCCAGCCCGCGCCATGATGGAAAATATTCTGCGCAAAACAGGCGAGATTATTTTAAACTTCTCAACACAGCTTCTGGGACAATTGCCTGCGATCTTTTTGGCGAGCTTTGTTTTCGTCATTGTGTTAGCGGTTCTTCTTGTGAAAGCCAGCTCCGTGAAAAGCGTCGTCATAAAATACACTCCGTTTTCACAGACAACAACGGAGTCTCTGGTAAAGGTTTTTAAAAGCAGCTGTTCCATCACACTGTTTTCAACTTTGGTGGTCGGTATGATTCAGGCCTCCATCATCGGTGTCGGCAGTTTGATTTTTGGTGAAGGTGATTTTTGGCTGGTCCTAACTGTCACCTTCTTTGTGTCTTTCATTCCGGTGATTGGCGCGGCCCCTGTGGGCTTTCTTCTGGCGGTGTTGGCCTTCATTGGAGGACGCATCGGCCCCGGCATAGGCTTAACTGTGGTCGGAATTATCGCCGGCAGTATCGATAATATCCTAAAGCCTTTTATATTGGGGAAAGACTTCGACATCAATCCTGTGATCGGTTTCACCAGCGTCGTAGGCGCGATCATTATGATGGGCTTACCGGGGTTGATCCTCGGTCCTGTAATAATGAATCTGTTCGTGGGGATCACGCCTCTGCTTTTAAAAGAGCAAGAGATCGGCAGCAATGGCGAAGGCGAGGTTCCTTAAACGTCGCGCTCGCCCCTAGCACAAGGTCGCGTCTAATAAAGATATCAAACCGCCAAGCCGATAAGCTTCTCACCATGAAAGCTTTCGGGATCGTATTCATTTTATTGCTATCTTGGGCGCACGCGGAAGAAAAGTGCTCTGCCATTGATTATCGCAAGGAGCTAGGACCCAACCGGGATCAAGGCGACTTGAGCTGGTGTTTTGCCTACACTTCCGCAGATCTTATTTCTCAGCGTGTGAAAAAACGTGTTTCGGCCACAGACATCGCATCGACATTTATTCTAGCCGATCCCTACAAACTCGAAGACGCAACTCAGCCCGCAGTGAAAGAATACCTTCAGGAAAACCCTCAGTTTTATACGCGCTTACAAAAAGTTCGTGCGGAAGCCGCCGGAAAGTATGATCCGCAGCACATCCTAAAAAAGGAAGGCCTCACCGACACCGGCGGGCAAGAAGACGCAGCGATTATGCTGGCGAACACCAAAGGACTTTGTGCCGAGGAAAAGTTTCCTTCTACGGAGTCCAATCAGACGAAGTTTCTAGATGAAATCGTAAAGCTTTACAAAAAACGAAACGCCGCCCACATAAAACAAAATAATTGTGACTTGTTTCAGACCCAGGCCGACTTTACCTCTGCCGTCGTCAACCCTGTTTCCGTCGCCATTACGAGCGTGTATGATGAAGAGCGCGATCGCCGCTGCCAGCGCAAGCCTTGGCCGGTGCCTCTGATTCCGGTGATGACGAAGTTTGGCGACAGCCATGAAGAATATGAAACGGCGATCAAAAAAGGCGAAATCACGAAAGAGCAAGGTTCCAAAAAACTTTTTGAGACGATTGATTATGCTCTTGAAAATGGTCGCATCGCGGCCATTGGTTACAACGCCTACAACATCATGGAGCCTGAAGAGGGAGCGGACACCAAACACGCCGATCACTCAAGTGTGATTGCCGCACGCAAAATGGTTCAGGGAAAATGCCAGTACTTGATTCGCAATACCTGGGGCAGCGACTGCTCCATTTACTATAAAAAGTTTCAAGGCCGCTGCGAAAAAGGTAATATCTGGATAACAAAAGAGGAACTCAAAGAGTCCCTCTATAGTGTTGTTTACATGAAATAATACTTTTACAGTTTGCGAATCACCGACTTAAAGAAGTCATTCCCCTTGTCATCGACAATGATAAAGGCCGGGAAGTCTTTCACTTCGATCTTCCACACCGATTCCATTCCCAATTCAGGGAAGTCTAAGACCTCCACTTTCGTGATACACTCTTTCCCCAAACGCGCCGCCGGCCCGCCGATGGAGCCAAGATAGAAGCCACCGTACTGCTTACACGCTTCCGTGACTTGCGGACTGCGGTTCCCTTTGCCAAGCATGATCATGGAAGCACCCATGCTTTGGAAAGTTCCCACGTAAGGGTCCATACGCTCACTTGTCGTTGGACCGAAGGAACCTGAAGCGTATCCTTTCGGAGTTTTCGCAGGACCCGCGTAATAGACCGCGTAGTTTTTGAAGTACTCTGGAACGCCTTCGCCTTTGTCGACTTTTTCTTTAAGCTTTGCATGCGCAATATCGCGCGCCACGATCATCGGGCCGCTTAACATCACACGCGTTGCGACTTTTTGCTGTGACAGGATTTTCAATGTCTCTTGAATCGGTTTGTTCAAATCAATTTGAACCGCTTCGGCTTCAGCGCTTTGCAAATGGTTCGGCAAATACTGCTCCGGATGCAATTCCAATTGTTCTAAGAAGACACCTTCACGCGTGATTTTACCTTTGATGTTGCGATCCGCGGAACAGCTCACACCCACACCAATAGGACAGCTTGCTCCGTGGCGAGGCAAACGAATCACGCGCACGTCGTGCACGAAGTATTTCCCGCCGAATTGCGCGCCAATCCCCGTCTCACGCGCCCAGCCTTCAATTTTCTTTTCCATTTCAAGATCACGATAAGCGCGACCGCCTTCACTGCCAGAGGTAGGCAATCCGTCAAGATAACCTGCAGAAGCATACTTTACGATTTTCAATGTTTCTTCCGCAGAAGTACCGCCCACACAGAACGCCAGGTGATACGGAGGACACGCCGCCGTTCCCAAAGAGTTCAACGTTTCGCGCACGAATTTTTCAAAACCTTCCGGATTCAAAACCGCTTTCGTTTTTTGGTAAAGATAAGATTTGTTGGCGCTACCGCCCCCTTTTGCCAAAAACAAAAAGTGGTACTCGTCACCCTGCTCGGAATAAAGATCAATTTGCGCCGGCAAATTCGAACCTGTGTTTTTCTCTTCAAAGAAAGACAAGGGAGCCATTTGCGAGAAACGGAGGTTGCGTTTTTGGTAGGTATTGAAAATACCTTTAGAAAGATGCTCTTTATCATCGACGCCCGTAAATACGCGCTCGCCTTTTTTACCGACAACGATGGCTGTTCCCGTGTCCTGACAAGATGGAAACTCCATTTGCGCCGCGATGATCGCGTTTTTAAGAAGGTCTACCGCGACGAAGCGGTCGTTCGGAGACGCCTCGGGATCTTGCAAGATTTTTTCAAGTTTTTCCAAGTGACTCGGACGAAGAAGATGCGAGACATCGCTCAAAGCTTCTTGCGCCAAGAGCTCCAAGGCCTGAGGCTCAACAACAAGAACTTCCCGATCGCCTAATTTTTCAACGCGCACGTGGTCGGAAGTGATTTTTTTGTATTGTGTGGAATCTTTTTGTTTTTCGTAGAGAGGAAAATATTTGAATGACATGCCATGAAAGTAGCATTGCGTCGTGAGCGCGCGCAAGCCTCGGTGCGGCTTTTAGATGGGATTTTTTGGTGGGAATTTAGGAGCCGTGAGTACGGCAAATTTTGGGGACCGGGCTCTCTCTTTGCGTCGGAGAGGTGGTCAAGGACCTTACCGAGGGTCGAAGGATTTTTCGTTGTCTCCTTCTGAAACACAACATATCGCCCTGGACCTATAAGCACAAACTCATAATTTTTAGACTTTCCATAAGTTTTGCTTATGCTAATTCTGCCTTCAAAATAAACACAGTTTGGGCGCCGAGGTTTGAAGTTTTTGCATCGTATCACTCTTATTTCAGAGTGAAACTCAAGCTGGGAGCGGTTTTCCTTCCGTCTTAACACAATCCTAAAATTCCCAGAGTCCTCTCTAAGGCTCTTTCGATAGACATTGTGCGGTTTTTCATTTAGTTTTGCGGAAATTTTTTACTGGAGGCTCCATGGCGCTTTTCCTCGTAGGCTTATGTCTCGCGGCGGTCATCACGCTGTACTTTAAGAACAACCCTTTGGGTCACTCTCGCAAGTTCATGTTCCGTCGTTTCATCAACTGGTTCCCTCTCGGAATGACATACGCTTTCTTGTACATGGGACGTTACAATCTCAACGTTTCCAAAAACGCCTTGGGCGACATGATGACCAAAGAACAATTTGGTTTGATCTTCGCAGCCGGTACAATCACTTACGGTTTCTCTTTCCTTCTTAACGGACCTATCGTTGATAAAATCGGTGGTAAAAAAGGCATCATCATCGCAGCTCTCGGTTCTTCATTGATGAACCTTTTGATGGGTGGCGTGACTTATCTTTATTTGATGGGTCGTTTAAAAACAAACATGGTTCTTGCGTTCTCTGTTTTGTTCGCACTGAACATGTTCTTCCAATCTTATGGTGCGGTTTCCATCATCAAGGTCAAAGCTTATTGGTTCCACGTGCGTGAGCGCGGCGTCTTCGGCGCGATCTTTGGAACTTTGATTTCTTTCGGGGTGTACTTCGCGTTTGACTGGGGTCAGGCGATTGTTGAAGCTTCCAAACTCCAAATCGAAGGTACAAAAACAGCGTTCCAAAGTTTCATTCAACACATCTTTGCGATCGACACCGGCACGACAAATGCAACTTGGTTGGTCTTCACGATCCCGGCATTCCTTTTGATCTGCTGGGCTTTGATCGACATGGTGCTTTTGAAAGATTCTCCCAAAGATGCGAACTTCGACGACTTCGATACAGCCGACGCATCTTCTGCTCCAGGTGAAAACGACGAAAACTTGAAGATCTCTATCGGCTTCATGCTAAAAAAGATCTTCACGAATCCAATCATGATCACAATCGCTCTTGTGGATTTCACTTCAGGTGTTTTGCGTAACGGTATCATGCAATGGTACTTGGTTTTCGCTCATGAAATGAAAGATAAAGATGCTGTGTTTTATGAAGGCTCGCAATTC
This region of Bdellovibrio sp. 22V genomic DNA includes:
- a CDS encoding AI-2E family transporter, producing MFDIFKSKSQTFSWIVLILFTSAFLFINFPFVVPLALAGIFALGLNDLIQRLSSKFKIRRNLCIALTLFAGLALFWVPISLAIYRIVVNISDPQAMGSDQIVSQIHKLKDFLLEWLQKISEWTGTDLAGPARAMMENILRKTGEIILNFSTQLLGQLPAIFLASFVFVIVLAVLLVKASSVKSVVIKYTPFSQTTTESLVKVFKSSCSITLFSTLVVGMIQASIIGVGSLIFGEGDFWLVLTVTFFVSFIPVIGAAPVGFLLAVLAFIGGRIGPGIGLTVVGIIAGSIDNILKPFILGKDFDINPVIGFTSVVGAIIMMGLPGLILGPVIMNLFVGITPLLLKEQEIGSNGEGEVP
- a CDS encoding fumarate hydratase codes for the protein MSFKYFPLYEKQKDSTQYKKITSDHVRVEKLGDREVLVVEPQALELLAQEALSDVSHLLRPSHLEKLEKILQDPEASPNDRFVAVDLLKNAIIAAQMEFPSCQDTGTAIVVGKKGERVFTGVDDKEHLSKGIFNTYQKRNLRFSQMAPLSFFEEKNTGSNLPAQIDLYSEQGDEYHFLFLAKGGGSANKSYLYQKTKAVLNPEGFEKFVRETLNSLGTAACPPYHLAFCVGGTSAEETLKIVKYASAGYLDGLPTSGSEGGRAYRDLEMEKKIEGWARETGIGAQFGGKYFVHDVRVIRLPRHGASCPIGVGVSCSADRNIKGKITREGVFLEQLELHPEQYLPNHLQSAEAEAVQIDLNKPIQETLKILSQQKVATRVMLSGPMIVARDIAHAKLKEKVDKGEGVPEYFKNYAVYYAGPAKTPKGYASGSFGPTTSERMDPYVGTFQSMGASMIMLGKGNRSPQVTEACKQYGGFYLGSIGGPAARLGKECITKVEVLDFPELGMESVWKIEVKDFPAFIIVDDKGNDFFKSVIRKL
- the lon gene encoding endopeptidase La, producing the protein MSYVSGFVPVIPLKNSVLFPDISMPLRVGRERSISALQKALRETQWIVLLTQKNPQATVEKFEDLYQIGTLAKVESFRMDEDGSYSIFVKARQRVQVVQHKITDGFFEVQTEALEDRGYLDKKTEEALLESLHELAEDLLDQLPGNTKQVKDVLNEIEDLQTLVNMCAAYADISPIEKQELLETVVLKDRALKLLDRLQDLKERLKIQKGIRDKLNESFQQTQKESILREQMRVIREELGEGEGEDLFKKFKDRIDKAGMPQEALDLARTQLKRLETINAASPEYQMIRTHLELMLDLPWSKSSAQKEIDLDAAERILNEDHYGLEKIKKRILQHLAVMKLRKSHQGSILLFIGPPGVGKTSLGKSIARALGKKYVRVSLGGVRDDAEIRGHRRTYIGALPGRIIAGIKKAGENDPVFVLDEIDKLTRGFGGDPASAMLEVLDPEQNNSFQDHYLDTPFDLSKVFFIATANSLEGIPLPLLDRMEVVDLSGYTLDEKKQIAQKYLWPKQLKEHGLDEKSLSITDEALTALLTHYTREAGVRDLQRKIATICKFMSLKLVKIDGQGLVVTEKDLEEILGAERFQSDMIESLLPPGVVTGLAWTPVGGDILFVESAQMNGTGQLLLTGQLGEVMQESAKIALSLLKSRLPLYDPLLDFSKKDVHVHVPAGAIPKDGPSAGVTMLASMASLFLNKSVSPKIAMTGEISLRGTVLPVGGIKEKVIAAHRAGVREIILCRKNERDLKEIPAEVRKDIHFHLVDNVNEVLKLTVGIELPKWNQSSINPGTPLLPAG
- a CDS encoding MFS transporter codes for the protein MALFLVGLCLAAVITLYFKNNPLGHSRKFMFRRFINWFPLGMTYAFLYMGRYNLNVSKNALGDMMTKEQFGLIFAAGTITYGFSFLLNGPIVDKIGGKKGIIIAALGSSLMNLLMGGVTYLYLMGRLKTNMVLAFSVLFALNMFFQSYGAVSIIKVKAYWFHVRERGVFGAIFGTLISFGVYFAFDWGQAIVEASKLQIEGTKTAFQSFIQHIFAIDTGTTNATWLVFTIPAFLLICWALIDMVLLKDSPKDANFDDFDTADASSAPGENDENLKISIGFMLKKIFTNPIMITIALVDFTSGVLRNGIMQWYLVFAHEMKDKDAVFYEGSQFFIKNWGLLLCLTGIFGGFMAGMMSDRFFQSRRGPPAAINNALMIVLLIVMSFSLMKNPTVLGIAAVMITLTVIGVHSLMSGTAAADFGGKKMTATASGIVDGCVYLGSGIQSLAIGYLSHKDWHYWPLFLIPFAAMGLFLSIRMWNELPAATKKYILEVEKAEEKKQQQQGALSTTPSTDPA
- a CDS encoding PilZ domain-containing protein codes for the protein MMKTKILITGASVIPKKLKEEKSFECSLVENPYELRSALQGSEGDKIIVAFLPFLEIRHFELYTFIQKTTPHVKTVFVVNELSSNMKLKLKHNKDFIVLWRTEEGQIKENIMTYLEGRDIRLRQDRREPHPMKALLSPSLLPQGTANKGFQPILGGSFENLSAHGSCLRIKAPFYDKKDFVNLTYQTNEGEFVTLEGQVRWAKWNEKEQTQELGVHFVST
- a CDS encoding nitroreductase family protein, with product MSDTVFSQVPELKYSEPAAAVNFDEFKKVVQSRRSVRVFTEESIPEETVRECLELALLAPNSSNLQPWEFYWVLDPDKLRTLKYYCLNQPAAKTASTLIVCVARPDLWKLGQKINLDYFKTRKDTPPAVLSYYKKLVPFVYGNGPLHIFAPFKTLGVFFAGLFRVVPRGPFGRSGNLLWATKTTSLACENLMLAFRAAGYDSCPMEGFDEVRVKKLLGLPREASVTMVISAGKRATNGVYAERIRGSSDIFIKKV